Proteins from one Bradyrhizobium amphicarpaeae genomic window:
- a CDS encoding acyl-CoA thioesterase yields MTDTHVHTPISSGTGPGGDLCIRTLAMPADTNANGDIFGGWLLSQMDVGGGVFASKVAKSRTVTVAIEAMNFRKAVYVGDLVSVYANLVRVGRTSMTVHLEAWALRRRELQPILVTDGNFTYVSIDDEGRPQTIRRDDPPIAT; encoded by the coding sequence ATGACCGACACGCACGTCCACACCCCTATCAGCTCCGGCACCGGGCCCGGCGGCGATCTCTGTATCCGCACGCTGGCGATGCCCGCCGATACCAACGCCAACGGCGACATCTTCGGCGGCTGGCTGCTCAGCCAGATGGACGTCGGCGGCGGCGTGTTTGCGTCGAAGGTCGCGAAGTCGCGCACCGTGACGGTCGCGATCGAGGCGATGAATTTCCGCAAGGCGGTCTATGTCGGCGATCTCGTTTCCGTCTATGCCAATCTCGTGCGCGTCGGCCGCACCTCGATGACCGTGCATCTCGAAGCCTGGGCGCTGCGCCGCAGGGAGCTTCAGCCGATCCTGGTGACCGACGGAAATTTTACCTATGTCTCGATCGACGACGAGGGGCGTCCGCAAACGATCCGTCGAGACGATCCGCCGATCGCGACCTAA